TTTCCGTATTTGAGGTTTTAGCCAGTTATCAATCGGCGATTTGTTTCGATGAGTGAATTTTAAGGTTgctggttgtttttttaaaaaaaagcctttaaatTTCAGTGTCTTCTTTACCAGCTTCACCTTCTACGCTGGTTTTTAAGATGGTCATGCAGTCGCTGGCCTTGTCTGAggtttcaaaggaacaagtaaaggtttattccaggctgaaaagagaagaaaggaaacgacGTTTCGTCTTACTGCTTTTGGTTTCGGTCGTCTACAGTGTGAACGTTGGACACGGACCCAGCCAGCCACTTGCTGGGTGTGTTTAGCACCCAGGAGGTGCTGGAAGAGCCAGAGACGGGCAGTGTCGTCCTGGTGCGTGACTGCGCAGCGCGGTGCGTCCTCTCAAACCCCCCCGCCCGGGCTGCCTGAGGCTGTTAAACTGAGAACTGCGCCGTCCCTAGGGAAGAAGTGGTGCATGTTCTCGAGGAGCGTCAAACCTGAAACAAGCGAACCAGCACCGAGCAGGGCCTGCGCAGTACAGCTCTGGGAGCGCTGGCATGTGAACGGGAGTCCGTGGCACATCGCACCTGTCTGTGCGCGCCTCCAGTTATGTTTGTCATTAGAGAACACTAGAGCAGATGTAAATGAGAGGAGGGCTTTTGACCCTTGTAGCTTGCTTTGGGGATCCGGAGTCggttgatcccaggatctcatccaggcaTTTCCTGAAAGACACCAGGGTATTTGCTACAACAACATGCTTGGAtggcttgttccccactcctgccgccctttgtgtaaagaagtgcctcccatGTTTTCAGGTTGCCCAGATCTCTCTAAAGCAGAGTTACCTGAAGAAAACCTATACAATTAAGACAATGAGCTGATTAAAGTCATTAAGAGTGGAGCTGGCATGAAACTGGCCCTTTGAGGTCCAGGATGGGAACAGATTAAAGTAAGAGTTAACAGATTAAGATTTGAGCTTAATGAGTGCTGGAATCCACAGAGCCAGCTCCCTTCACCCTCCAGACAGAGTCTCACCGACAGGGTTGCCTCTCACACCAGCAGCTTCCAGAATTCAAAAGCAGACACAGCTGCTCATGGACACTTTTTTGGTGACTCAAACTATCTGGTTCGCAAGAGGTTATTCATTCCAGCATCATATCTCAGGATCCCAGTCGTGTGTCTATCCTGTTCCCTGCCTGGGTGTTTATCACGAGCTCATGGCAGTGGGTGTGCTGAGCTGCTGTGAGTTCAAGGTGAGGTGTACTCTTTCAGAAAGCGTCTCCATGCCCACGTCCGTTCTGAACGAGAGTCGGGAGTATATGTCTGAATGCCACCAGAGGATGacagccctctctctctctctcccccccccgcaGGTCAGGAGAGCCCGGGCTTCCCGGGGGCGGGCTGGGGCCCGGTGGAGCTGGCCGCGGTGATCGCCGGCCCGGTGTTCCTGCTGTGCCTGGTCCTGATCGTGGGCGTCTTCCTGTTCCAGCACCACCAGCGCGTCTACAGCCACCGGCAGCGGCTGGACGTGGAGGACCCCTCCTGCGACCACCTCTACCTGGCCAAGGACAAGACCCTGCAGGACCTGATCTTCGACCTCTCCACCTCGGGCTCCGGCTCCGGTAGGCAGGCGGCCGGACGCTGGCGGGCGCGCGGGCCGAGCAGGAGCGACTCCGCTCCGCCCTCTGACCCCGACCCCTCTCGCCTGTCCCCCCCCAGGGCTGCCCCTCTTCGTGCAGCGCACGGTGGCGCGCACGATCGTGCTGCAGGAGATCATCGGGAAGGGCCGCTTCGGCGAGGTGTGGCGCGGGAAGTGGCGCGGCGGGGACGTGGCGGTGAAGATCTTCTCGTCCCGCGAGGAGCGCTCCTGGTTCCGCGAGGCCGAGATCTACCAGACCATCATGCTGCGGCACGAGAATATCCTGGGCTTCATCGCCGCCGACAACAAGGGTACGACGGCTGCTTGCAGCAGCAGTGTATGAGTAGGGTACTGGAGTAATTACCTGAGTAATTCAGCATCGATTGGATCGATGGCGGCGCGGttgtgcagtggttagtattgccaCCTCGCAGCACTGGagcctgaggtgctgtctgtgtggagtttgtgtgttatcctcatgtttgtgtttcctcccacagtccacagacatgctggcaggttaactggcttctgagaaaactagccctggtgtgagtgtgcgtccagtgatggactgatgtcctgtccagggtgtatcccaggACCCTAAATTGAGGACAAAATGGTTACAAAAGAAATGGATGAAACTTTTTTTGGAGGTATTGCGTGACTTTACACAGTACCTCCACGCCCTACATAGATCACTCTCTCCGTCTCTGTGCATCGCAGACAATGGCACCTGGACCCAGCTCTGGCTGGTGTCGGATTACCATGAGCACGGCTCCCTCTTCGACTACCTGAACCGCTACTCTGTCACCATCGAGGGCATGATCAAGCTGGCGCTGTCCGCCGCCAGCGGCCTGGCGCACCTGCACATGGAGATCCTGGGAACGCAGGGTGAGTCGGCGACCTGCCCCGGCACCCCAGGGGGAACACCGGTTCGCGCCCGAGAATGTGAGCGGAGGCGCGCGTGTGAGCGATTACACGAGAGCACACGTTTCCGCCTGGTAGTCACAAACCCGCAGTCACATACGGGTCTCTTCCAGTACTGTGTCTACACTGCCCTGCTAACGCCTCGGGGGCACCCCTCACAGGCGGCCTGTCCACCTCCAGCAGGGAGCACAGTAGCACCTCAGCGGGGCTCTGGCTGTTTGGCCATCCAGCTGTGTCCTCCCGCAGGCACGCCTGCCAAGAGATATTCGAAGACGCATCCTGCGCGTTTGTTTTTAACAGCCGTGCCTCTCGTGAGGTCGCCAACACCAGCCTGCAGTGCCCTGGAACAGCACACGTAGGGTCTAGGCCTGGTGTGCTACTACCTGTTCCCACCTCTCTGGACAGAGCAGCCTCTCTCCTCGGGGGTGAGGAAGCcgccgcctcctcctcctcggtaATCTGCTCCCGGGCATCAGCGGTGCCGCTGAGGACGGGTCACCCCCGCCCCTCGGTGTGCCCTCGACTCTGGCGCGGTGCTGGAGCTGGTCTGCCCACTGGCCTTGCTGTCATGGCGTGAGTGTGGACGTCCGTGATCGGGACTCACAGTGTTAGAATCCACACCAGCCATGACGATGGCTATATGCCTTGTTAGCTGCCCTTGACAAGCAGTGAATGCCTCATGTTCAGTACTACAGACTGTGGGGAAGGTGTTTCTGGGATAGCAGGGGGCTGTGCCAAACTGCTTACGACACTGTGCCCCCCTCCCGCAGGCAAGCCTGGCATCGCCCACCGCGACCTCAAGTCCAAGAACATCCTGGTGAAGAAGAACGGCACCTGCGCCATCGCCGACCTGGGGCTGGCCGTGCGGCACGAGTCTGTGACCGACACCATCGACATCGCGCCCAACCAGCGCGTGGGCACCAAGCGGTAAGAGACGCAGTCCCTCTCAAACAAGCCCGGGTTCTGCAGTGCGGCTGTGgttaaaaaaggaaagcaaaGGTCTAAGGGTGACATGTTTTCCGTTTTCTGAAATGAGCTGAAGTCTGGCTTGTAGAACAGTGCTGAAACCAGAATAACGGCGGGTATAGTGAACCTGTTGCCATTGACTACAGTGGCTGAGTCTGTTGCTCTTGACAACGGTGGCAGAGGCTGTTGCCATTGACAACAGTAGTGGATACAGTTACCTGTTAAAAACCAGGACCGGACCTTCTCTTGCCGAGAGGGATGTCCTCGGAATGGGCCTCTTCCACACTGGAGATGAAATAGTCTCTCTGTGCCAGGTGACGGGAATTCTGTGACGGGAAGAACTCTTTGACCACGCTCCGCTTGATGACCTGTGCCACCCTGCTCGTCTTCCACAGGTACATGGCCCCCGAGGTCCTGGACGAGACCATCAACATGAAGCACTTCGACTCCTTCAAGTGCGCGGACATCTACGCCCTGGGGCTGGTGTACTGGGAGATCGCACGCCGCTGCAATGCTGGCGGTAAGCGATGGGGCTgaagcttgctgggatagggtgTCGCTGTGGCCAGGGAGCCCAGCCGCCGTCTGCCAGCTGACCCCTGACCTGTGATGTCACTGCTCTTCCCAGGCATCCATGAGGAGTACCAGCTGCCCTACTATGACCTGGTGCCCTCTGACCCCTCCATCGAGGAGATGCGGAAGGTGGTCTGTGACCAGAAGCTGAGGCCCAATGTGCCCAACTGGTGGCAGAGCTACGAGGTACGAGTGCTGAGTTTACACACTCTCACGCCTCACTGCGTTTTTACCTCTTCCTGGAACACAGCTGTCCCCCGATCTCTCTGGTTTCtgcctctctcccctccctgtgcctcccctctctctgcctcattctctctcctctctacctcattctctctctcctctctctgtatctccctgtctctgcctcattccctctcctctctctgtctctgtctccctgtctgtgtgtctctctcccctcacgctctcctctcaattcaattctgggtgctttattggcatgaccgatgagtacaatcagtgttgccaaagccaAATACAGTGAACATAGaacatctacagacatttacaataatgacatctcataaaatatttacatatagacATATGgagtattattgagagacagactcactgttcctcaggctgtgacagaagGTCACTTACTGggttgccagttcaactgagttccctcctctgtctcccagtaggattgggaccagttgtgattctggcaggtgtgggaattctgggttTAGCTGTGTAAAtttgggaagaatgtttctctaatcccagagtatctgtcacagtgcagtaggaagtgcacctctgtctctatttctccccgctggcagtgggagcacagcctgtcctctctgggctgccaggtctgcctgtgttgcccagtttctatggccaggctgtggtcactgagcctgtacttcgtcagggtctgtttctttttgctgctTCTTATCCTGGTTAAATATTCGGCTAGCATGTAtcgtctgtttagggttctgtagcattccagtttgttgtgtttgtgtgtgtgtgtcccagtgtgtgagatattgctgtttgatctgtgctgtgatgtggttgagcctgagttgtggtgctctagcagtgctgtcctgaggctgtcTGGTGTCGGTGtgcctctcccccctctctgtctctcccgtctgtgtgcctctcctccctctctgtctctcccgtctgtgtgcctctcctccctctctgtctctcccgtctgtgtgcctctcctccctctctgtctctccagtCTGTGtgcctctcccccctctctgtctctcctgctCAGTGTGGGCAGTTTCAGGTTTGCCCCTCTGATGCcctgcccctgtgtgtgtctgcaggcccTGCGGGTGATGGGCAGGATCATGAGGGAGTGCTGGTACGCCAATGGGGCCGCCAGGCTGACGGCGCTGCGCATCAAGAAGACTCTGTCGCAGCTCAGCGTGCAGGAGGACATCAAGATCTGAGCCGGTGAGCGAGGGAGGGGCACCGCGCCACGAACGCCAATCCTGCCACTTCAAAACCACAGACTGGAGTCGTCAAGGCCTACCTCACCCTTTCAGCCAAAACTACTGAGCGAGCCGACCGCCCTCCCTGTCCCACAGTCCTCTGCACTGCCCCCTTTTCCTCCCGTCGATTGGGCAGGGACGTTGTACAGCTCTCTTCTTCGAAATTCCCTTGATTCCTGCCTGTCCTCTCCGAGTCGCCTGGTCCCTCCTGGGCTCCGGGTGAGCTGGGAGAAGGACGGAGCCAGAACCGATCTGCTGTCAAGCGAGGCGGGAGAGCACTCAGAAGATGtgaatttatattaatttatttttaatgatttgttttgtttttgactgATTTCCTTGTTTaggaattatttttgtattttgtttttctgggtcCTGCGAGGCTGGGCAGTACTGCCAagcccctctccccacacaccgtAGAAATGTGTCCATCTGGCTGCAAGAAAATTCTGATGGTTCTGTTCGGTCGGTTGTGAGCAGGCGGCACAGGGGAGACCCGCCCTCCACGTATGACAGTGAAACGAGAGTGGTGACGCACGCGAGACAGTGCCAAGCACAAAATACACAAACTCCCTGCTACTGCCAGGTAAAGTCCTGGGCCTTGGCGCATTTTGCAGGGCCTGACACAGATGCTCATGCAGAAGGCCGGCATGTACACTACAGGTAGTGAATGGGCGCGCTGGGTATTATAATGGCACGCGGTTTGTGCAGAGACGTAGCTAAGGCTTGTGTAGCATTGAGGGGGGGGGTCTCCGTTGTGCGCCCCTGTCTGGGAGGTGTTCTGGGGGATTCAGAGCCCCTGCTGCCACCCCTGGCCCATACCTCTGACGTGCAGTCCCTCTAGCCTCAACCTTGAAGAACCTGACACAACTCGACAGGGTATTGTGTAGTTCCTAAGTCTCGAACCCTCATTACACTACCATGCACCTAATGAAGTTGTGTCCTGGGTTTCATCTGACTTTAAGGTGCATCTTTAACAAGTGTTTGGTTTCTcttgggtggtggtggggtgaTCGCTGGGCACCCACACCCATCTGATCACTTGAGCCAAACCACAGAGTGGCGCCCCCCCAGAGGCCAGACCTGAGAGATGCACCAAAATGTGCAGCATCACTAAAGTAAAGGGCCAGAAGTTCTGCAGATCTGTGCATCAGTGCTGGAGGTTAATCCCCACGGTGCCTGCAGATTGCTGCTGCAGTGTAGCAGTTTTGCTTTCTTGGGAACACGGTGGTCAAGACGAGAGGTTTGCATGGTGACGAGCTGTTTGAACTGAGGGTCCGGAAGGGCTCTGAAACGGTGGGGGATCCCGGCCAAGCATGATCATTTCattgtttcagttttgtttctaGGGGACAGTAAGACCTTTAAAGTTCGTGAGTCTACACGCGGGTCAACTTTGAGAGTCAGATTTCCAGGGCTTGTTCCTTTCGGATTGAGCAGGACCTGTATGATCCGTTTTCTTAGTGTCCTAGACTTCCGGTTATATTTCTGCAGCTTGATTATAGACCTGTCTGCCACTATGAATCGGAGACTGATGATTGATGAATCTGATTGCTGCCCCTGCTCATTCTGACAGGAGCCAGATTGTTTCGGCCGACTGAATGGTACGGGACCTTTTAAGTCTGGCCTTGAGTTTTTGGGTTTTCCTTTTCAAACTtctaaaaatgtgaaattaaataaacaccCAGTGCTATTGAGATGGAAAAGAGACACTTTAGTTGGAACTCGTGTAGAGGGGGGAAATCATCCTGAGTTAAAGCGTGTCATTTTTCCAGCCTTTGTATCCCTCAGTGAGGAACTGATCTGTGCAGTTTTGACAGACACTTTGGTTTTCAGTCGGTGTTCCTAGGGAACTCCATGCTTCTGCTGGATTTTGTACCAGCTGACCTGCTTATTACTTAATTGACACTTAATTTAACTTTATTCACTTTTCTCTCAAGTCGCACATTGAACATTGCAATTTTTTTGACACTGAGAAAGGTCATTAAACTGGTGATCCAGCAGACTGTCGACATGGATACAGGTTGAAAGACTAACTCTTGTGGGGAAGCTTGGTTTTCAGTTCTCAACAAGAAGAAACACTTTTATGGTGCAAAGCTGCATATGTTCCGCTTCAGGCTGTTTGCCTCCCAGTGTTGAGTTCGAACTGGATGCTGAGGGGTCAGGAGAATTGCAGTTGGGTTGTGTTCTGAGAACTGTGTCATCTGATGATCTCCCTCGTAAGTCTCTGACAGCACTCCTGCAGCCCACCTGTCCCTGACCTGCCCACCTCGCTGTGATATGTTAATACACTACTGACGAGCCCACCCAGTTATTGCAAACCCCACCCACTTGCCTTTAGCTGCCCAGTTATCTGACTCCGCCCACTTTTCCCTGACTGCCCTGCGGTGTGAGTGACACCTCTGGTCACCATCTCTATACCTCCTCTATATGCAAACTGTACATAAGTTGTAAAGTATTATGTTTTTTGGGGGAAGGAGGTTGATGTGGATAATTCTTATGATGATGAtgtgattgttttgtttttaattttattttttgaaacactagtttttctttttagaaaaacaaagcaaatctGCTGtaatttttgtacattttattttttttaatgattttatggGGTAAACTTGAAGGTACTGTTAATCTCAGAAATTTAAAACGTCTCTCTctgatttgtaattttttttccttctttgtaAGATTTAAtacctgctgttgttttttgtaactAGACACCATACAGCTCCAGGTAGTAAAGTGAAAGGAGCCTTGTATATATCCATTTTAATCACAGCCATTGTAGCAAGCCTATCATTCCCGAAAGATAAAAATGTTCCTTTCTCGGATCTCCAGAAACCTTCCCAGCTCAAGTCCTAGGGCTCAGGCAGCGGTCTGGGATTTTGATCCTACTCCTACGCCAGAATGGAAACACCTTCCACACACAGAAGTTCTGTGTGTTTGGGAGCAAATGACCTCCAGCACAACCTTCACTTCACTGGGATCCTTCAAGACACATTCAGAATTCGCTTGTAAAGGAACTGAAAGAGGAACTAGAACTGTAGATGGGGGTGGTTTGCAGAGGGCTGTAGAGATGCAAGGAGAGGAGCTGTCAGCACTGGCACCTGCATCTCATCAGCCTTTGCCAAGTCCTCAATTTGAGCCAGTGGTACACATAATGGGTATTGAACCTGCAACCTCCTAGTGCTGTGCCCCAAGTTGCTGGCCCAGCAGAAGGAGCCAGGTTAGCCCCAGCCTCTTTGTGACCCGTTGCCTGCCAGGCTCTTAAATCTGCAGCACTCCCAGCCACACCCAGAGCAGCTTTCATCTCGAGAGGAAGACAAAGGAGGCCTCTTCCCAGTGCAGATTTTAGTATCAGGGGATAAGTGCTGGTGGGGCTCCATCCAAACCCCAGGCCTGCTCGGTTTCTCTCTGGGACTGGAGCTGGGAAATGGGTTCCGATCCTTGGAATTCCGTTGATGTCACGCTTTGGTGTTGGATGGCTTTATGGATAGACTTGGCCCTCTCTCGGCTCGCACGGAGTGGTGCagtgctgaaggaactgaaaagAATGTAGCAGTTCCGGTCTTTACCCAGGGTTTCTGTACTCGACGCCACAGCAAAGTGCGGgatgtagaaatgcattgaactgaacatgtatttatatatcTGTGTGTGAATACtttggtttttttaaagaaaacgaaTCGTGCAAACCACTGCAGAAGCTTGATCTGAGCTGTGTTGATATTTATTACTGTTTGTTTATCTCAGAACCTGTCGCTGTGGGCACACAGGCCCCTGGAAGTGGTTGGAGTTCTTTTCAGGTTTTCATCTGAGCTTGGCTCTTAACCTAAGTCGGCTGAACTGACCTGTTGagtttctcccagctcttcaggtaaAGTGATCTCAATGCCCTTCCGCACTGACCCCCccaagaccaggactggacaccccacagacacactgaccccccaggaccaggactggacaccctgcagacacactgacccccccaggaccaggactggacaccctgcagacacactgaccccccaggactaGAAGTGAAAATGCTTCTAGTTTGTCACCTTCCACTTATGAACATGGTCTTACTTTCAGTGAGAACGTAGCTCTATATGAACTAAAATCCAGTGTCCCTGCTGTGGTCTAATGTTCAAAGCCACATAAAGGCTGAGCACAGCTGTTTGAGGTAGTTCTGTAGATTTTATGGGGGTCATTTGCTTAGGTTTAAGATTGAAAGAGTAGTAGGGGAACCCTACATTTTCCCACTCCCCACACTATATATGGAGTGCAAGCAATGGAATCTGGGATGGCAATATCCACAACCGTCCTGTGGAAAACAATTCTGAGCAAGCTTCCTGGGAGGTGCTAAGCAGTTGCAGATGTTGACACACACTGGGTGTTACTACAAGCGACTACTGAATCTGCTGTTAATTGTTCGGGAGAAACGGGAGTCAAAGCACCTTCTGATTTTTCTATAAGGCTCTGTTTCCTTATGATTATTCAGATCTTGGACTGTGTCAGTTTGTTCTGTTCCTCAGTGGTGGTGAGGACAGCATGTTGGTCGATTCGTTCACATGCCTGAAATCGTGCtgctggtgtgggtgtggttcTCTATTGGACTGCATGGGGGAAGCCAGGGGCTGGACACTGGTTTTGGTCTTTCAAGGCTTTATAGTTATTGGAATCATCATCGTGATGCTTCTGAAGACCTAGGGCTCTGCTGCCTTCTTAACTACGTAACTCCACTCTAAATCCAGATTAAATTGGATGTGTGTGGGGATTACAGATGATCATAAAACTGTTTCAATTCCCAGCCTATTTTAGGATCTAAAGTAGTCGTTCCCAATCCTTGTCATGGTGACCTACACCCCTGTTGGCTTTTATTCAACTGCATCTTACTTTCATAATTGAAGCCTTAATTCATCTAAGAAGTTGCTTCATTGGCGAATTTCCATTTATTTCATCTACAAAATACACCAGTTAGAGATCCAACCTGTTTAACAGCTGGGAGCTAACAGTTTACATTACTCTCAGTATTAAATCCAAGGAATCCAGGACCAGGCTTGCGAGGCCACTGCTCTAGCGCATGACTCTGTCAGGAACGTGCTCAAGGAAGCAGCCGAGCTGGTGATGTAGGTCTCCATCAACGATTACATCGCCAAGAGCTCTAGAAGGAGGTTAAGCAATTCCAGTTAatgtttaattgaataaagCTTCAGCACAGCAGTGCGGGGGGTGCTGTGGTGTTAATGGGCAGCACTTGCAGACATGGGAGTAGCTGTTCAACCACTCCAGTTCAGCCAGTCTGAGGAGATGCAGGTTATTAAAAGCCCAATAGGACTAAAATCCTGTAGAATCCATACTCGGGGCCCCCCCCAGAAGCAGGGACTCCTGTTTTCTGGAGGCCAACAGGCTGCTGGACTGTTTTCTGGAAACCAGTTTAAGAGGTCTGATCCGAACCAGAATGAAATATTGGTTCTGGAGGTGTGAGGCAGACTGCTCTGCTGGAGGGAGCAGTTAGCATGTGTGATTCCTGGTTCTGCTGCTGGTTCTGGTTCCAGGCCTCCAGCAGACCCAAGAATCAGACACTATGCATAATCCCCCCCCACACCTGCAGACTGGCCCCCTGGACAAGAAAGTGCCACCCCACACTTTACAACTGGGTTGGGAAAAGTCTTTCAGGAATAGTTTGCAAACTTGTATATAGATAATACACAGTAataaagactgtttttttttctaatcctgTTGCTGGTTGCTTTATTTTTCTCCAGagtgggtgggcttgaagcaagGGTAACGAGGGGGGCAGGTCCCCTAAGCCAGTGGTGGGGCAACCCAGCAGACTTCTTCAGATTTAATGGCAAATTGGAACCCCATAGAAGTGCTTTTACAACTGAGGACTGGAGccagttctttacacaaagagtggtgggagtctgGCACAAGCTGATCAGCTACATTGTTGAAGCCAACACCCTGAATGCTTTCAGGAAACAAATCGAGACAGGAGGAaccactttacacaaagggtgatGGGGGTGTGTGCAACATGCTGCCCAGACATATTTAtgaagctggatgagattcttagaTCAATTATCTATTAGCAAACGAGCAATGAGATGTATGGGTTGAGTTGTGTCCTGTAGT
Above is a genomic segment from Lepisosteus oculatus isolate fLepOcu1 chromosome 1, fLepOcu1.hap2, whole genome shotgun sequence containing:
- the acvr1ba gene encoding activin A receptor type 1Ba yields the protein MRSDGNTVNMAKKRTALALLSVAGLLATCDGLKCNCTECEKTDFQCETDGACIASISNIKGQEHLVRTCIRAEKLVPAGQPFYCLSAEGLLNTHCCYTDFCNSVNLPVPAGQESPGFPGAGWGPVELAAVIAGPVFLLCLVLIVGVFLFQHHQRVYSHRQRLDVEDPSCDHLYLAKDKTLQDLIFDLSTSGSGSGLPLFVQRTVARTIVLQEIIGKGRFGEVWRGKWRGGDVAVKIFSSREERSWFREAEIYQTIMLRHENILGFIAADNKDNGTWTQLWLVSDYHEHGSLFDYLNRYSVTIEGMIKLALSAASGLAHLHMEILGTQGKPGIAHRDLKSKNILVKKNGTCAIADLGLAVRHESVTDTIDIAPNQRVGTKRYMAPEVLDETINMKHFDSFKCADIYALGLVYWEIARRCNAGGIHEEYQLPYYDLVPSDPSIEEMRKVVCDQKLRPNVPNWWQSYEALRVMGRIMRECWYANGAARLTALRIKKTLSQLSVQEDIKI